The following nucleotide sequence is from Chromobacterium rhizoryzae.
CGTTGGCGCGGTCGCGCGCGTCGGCGTGGCTTTGGCTGGACGCCTTGACGTAGGTGCCGATGCCGCCGTTGTACAGCAGATCAATCTTGGCCTTGAGGATCTCGTGGATCAGCTCGTTCGGCGCCATGCTGTCCTTGTCGGTCTCCAGCCAGGCCTTCACTTCCGGCGACAGCGGGATAGACTTGGCCGAGCGTTCGAAGATGCCGCCGCCCTTGGAGATCAGCTCGCGCTTGTAATCGGTCCAGCTGGAACGCGGCAGTTTGAACAGACGCGCGCGCTCGGCGTAGCTCTTGGCCGCGTCCGGCGTCGGATCCAGGAAGATGTGCAGGTGGTTGAACGCCGCTTTCAGGCAGATGTGCTCGGACAGCAGCATGCCGTTGCCGAACACGTCGCCGGCCATATCGCCGATGCCGATCACGCTGAAATCCTGCTCCTGGGTGTTGACGCCCAGGTGGCGAAAATGGCGCTTGACCGATTCCCAAGCGCCGCGGGCGGTAATGCCCATGCCCTTGTGGTCGTAACCCGCGGAACCGCCGGAGGCGAAGGCGTCGCCCAGCCAGAAGCCGTAATCGGCGGAAATGCCGTTGGCGATGTCGGAGAAAGTGGCCGTGCCCTTGTCGGCCGCCACCACCAGGTACGGATCGTCCGGATCCAGGCGGCGCACATCCGCCGGTGGCACGATCTGGCCGTTCACCAGATTGTCGGTGACGTCCAGCAGCGCGGAGATGAAGATCTTGTAGCAGGCGACGCCTTCCGCCAGGAACGCCTCGCGGTCGCTAGGCGCCGGCAGTTGCTTGCCGACGAAGCCGCCTTTGGAGCCCATGGGCACGATCACCGAGTTCTTCACCATCTGCGCCTTCACCAGGCCCAGCACTTCGGTGCGGAAATCTTCCATGCGATCGGACCAGCGCAAGCCGCCGCGCGCCACTTTGGAGCCGCGCAGATGCACGCCCTCCACGCGCGGGCTGTACACCCAGATTTCGAACATCGGGCGCGGCTGCGGCAGGAAGGGAAGCAGATTGGATTCCAGCTTGAACGAGATATAGGACTTGAACTCGCCGTCGGCGCCCTTCTGCCAGAAGTTGGTGCGGCGGGTGGCCAGGATCACCGACAGGAAACCGTTCAGAATGCGGTCTTCGTCCAGATTGGCCACGCCGTCCAGCTGCTCGCGCAGCTTGGCCAGCAAGGCGTCGGCGCGCGCGTCGTCGGCATGCGCCGGGTCCAGACGCACGGCGAACAGTTCAACCAGCAAGCGGGTGATGGCCGGGTAATTGGCCACGCACTGCTCGATGTAAGCCTGGCTGAAGGTCAGGCCGCCCTGGCGCAGGTACTTGGCCAAGGCGCGCACCAGCGAAATTTCACGCCAGTCCAACCCGGCCACCAGCGCCAGGCGGTTGAAGCCGTCGTTCTCGCAACGTTTGGCGAACACCTGGGTCAGCAGCTCCTGGAAGTCCTGCTGCACTTCTTCGCTGGCGATCTGCTCTTCCGCGGAGCCCACGTCCAGGCCGAAGTCGCTGATCCACACCTGACGGCCGTCCGCGCGCTGCACGCAGTACGGATGCTCGTCGCGGACCTTGACGCCCATGTTTTCCAAAATCGGCAGGCTGGCGGACAGGCCCAACGCCTCGCCTTCGCGGAACAGCTTCAGATTGAAAGCCGAGGCGCCGCGATGGAAGGGCCGGTACAACTTCATCGCCAGCGGGGAGTCGGCGTTGACCGATTCGATATGCTGGATGTCCAGCACCGCGTTGCGCACCGCGAACTCTTCGCGGTAAGCCACCGGGAAAGCGCCCTTGTAACGGTTGAACAGCGCGTTGCCCAGTTCTTCGCCGTGGGTTTCCACCAGCAGTTGATGCAGCTCTTCCACCCAGCCGCGCACCAGGCGGGCGATTTCGGCCTCGATGTCGGCCTCGTGGAATTCCGGCAATTTGGCGGCGTTGGTGCGGATGATGTAATGCACTCGTGCCAGCGAGCCGTCGCTGATCTGCACGCTGAACTCGGCGCTGGTGCCGTTGAAGGCGTTCATCAACACCTTCTCTATCTTCAGGCGCACTTCGGTGTTGAAGCTGTCGCGCGGCACGTAGACCAGGCAGCTGACGTAGCGGTGGTAGCGGTCTTTGCGCACGAACAGGCGCACGCGCGGGCGTTCCTGCAGGCTGACGATGCCCTCGGAGATCGGTCCCAACACCTCGGCCGGGATCTCGAACAACTCGTCGCGCGGATAGGCCTCCAGCACAAAGCTCAAGGTCTTGGATTTATAGCTGTCGTCCACGTAGTCGCAGTTGCTGACCACGGTCGCCACTTTCTGACGCAGGATGGGCACGTCCTTGGGGGAGTCCTGGTAGGCGCTGGCGGTGTACAGGCCCAGGAAGCGGCGCTCGCCTATCACTTCGCCCTTGTCGTTGAAACGCTTGATGCCGACAAAATCGATGTAGGCCGGGCGGTGAATGATGGAGCGGGTCTGCGATTTGTTCAGAATGATCAGTTGCGGCAGATGAGCCAGTTCACGCAGTTCCTGCGGCAGCTGTTCGAAGCTGGCGGAGTATTCCTTGTCGCCCTGGTCCTTCAAGATGCCCAGACCGGAGGTTTTGACGATCTTCAGGCTGTCCTTGCCGTTGCGGCGCACCAGGTCGTAATCGCAATACCCCATGAACAGGAAGTTGCGCTTGGACATCCAGGCCAGGAAGTCCACCGCCTCCTTGGCTTCCGCCGCGCGTTTGCCCTTGACCAGGGACAGGTCCTTGCTGATGTCGGCCAACACTTCGCGCATCTTGGGTTCGTCGCTCACCACCAAGCGGATGTCTACGATCACGCGGTTCAAATCCGCTTCCAGCTGCTTCAGCACCGCCGGATCGGTGACTCGGTCAATCTGCACGTGGATAAAGGACTCCAGCGGCAGGCTGCGGTCCTCGGTGCGCTTGACCGCCTGGATCGCGCCGTTCTTGTCGCGGCCCACCGACAGCACCGGGTGCACCAACAGGTGCAGGTTCAGGCTATGGCGCGACAGCAGCATGGTGATGGAGTCGATCAGGAACGGCATATCGTCGTTGACCACTTCAATCACGGTATGGGTGCTTTGCCAACCGTCGCGCTCGAAATCCGGGTTGTAAATGCGCGCCTTGTGCTGGCCGGCCGCGCGCTTGGCGCCGAACGCGTAATGCGCCGACGCGGCGCCGAACAAGTCCAGCGACGAAAACTGTCTAAGGTCGGCATGCTCGGCTTCCTCGAAGTAGATCGGGAAGAAGGGTTCGAGCTGGTGTTTCTCCTTTTCGGAAAGCTTGGTCTCTGCTACAGCCTGAATATCGGCGATCAGGCTCGCGAGTTCGGTCTTATTGGTAAGCGACATGTTGCTTCTCTTGTTGTGTGCACGGAGTGTGTCGAGGCATTGTAGATACCCCCTTCATGCCGGGATTTCCTTAATGCGACGTGGACGTACATTTTCATGGAAAAGCCTGTTCGCCCCCATCGAATGCCGCAGGGATAAATCGTGGCGAACGCCACTTTTAGCCTTATAGCAATGCGACGGCGGCTTACAAGTTTCTCTCCCAGCCCCACATTGTACACAAGTCCAAAAAAGAAATATAAGTCATTGATTTTTCATACATTTCACATGAAGCAAGAATATCGGTTAAAATACGAACACTTGCTCACACCGATTGCCAGACAATGGCCCCATCTTGCGCACGGCGGATAACCGTTGCAAGCTGCGGCCAACTACTGGCAAAAGTAGAAAAAACTACAATGGTTCCGGCTTGGGCGAGACACCGTGAGCAGCCTCGTTCCAAGCGCCGGGTTTACAAGCTTGGGTTTGCGTTCGTCGCAACGACGCGAACACCCGATAGAGAAGTAGAAATCCACGCCATGAAAAAAGTCCTGATCGCCTCCGCAGCGGCAGCTCTGCTGTCCGGTTTTTCCGTCCAAGCAGAGACTCTGCGTTTTGGGGTTGACCTCAATTACCCGCCGTTCTCCAAACAAGGCGCCGATGGCAAGCCGCAAGGCTTCGACATCGACATGGCCAATGCCCTTTGCGCCGCCATGAAAGTCAGCTGTCAAATCGTTCCGCAAGACTGGGACGGCCTGATTCCCGCCCTCAACGCCAACAAGTTCGACGCCATTCTGTCCTCGATGCAAATCACCGAGGAGCGCAAGAAAGCCGTCGACTTCAGCCGCAAGTACTACAACATCGCCAGCCGCATCGTCGCCAAATCCGGCACCGCCGTTGACCAGAACAGCTTCAAGGGCAAGAAGATCGGCGTGCTGCGCGCCTCCACTCAGGAAAAGTTCGCCAAAGACTACTGGGGCAAATCCGGCGCCACCATCGTGCCGTACGCCAAGTCGCCCGAGTCCTTCCTGGACCTGAAGTCCGGCCGTGTTGACGCCGTCTTCGTCGATGGCGCCGTCGGCGATCAAGAGTTCCTGAAAACCGCCAACGGCAAGGGCTACGCCTTTGTCGGTCCGAACTACGCCGACGTCAAATACTTCGGCCTGGGCGCGGGCATCGCCGTCAAGAAAGGCAATAAGGCGCTGGCCGAACGCCTGAACAAGGCGATTGATCAGGTGCGCAAGGACGGCAGCTACAAGAAAGTCCAAGACAAGTACTTCAGCTTCGACGTCTACGGCGGCTAAACCCCTCGTAACCGCATCCGTCCCGGCCAAGCGCCCCAGGCGCTGGGCGGCTTGCTGCCGCCCGCACCGCGCGCCTCGCCGGGACTTTTTTGTTCGGCCGTTCCCCCAGCGGCCGAGCAAGGACCGGCCTTGCGCGCAAGGCTGATGAATGAGGCAGTAACACCATGTTTTTGCAAGGTTACCTTCCCAGCATATTGCAAGGAGCAGTGCTCACATTGCAGCTGGCCGGCTCAGCACTGCTCGTATCCATCGTGCTGGGCCTGATTGGCGCGCTGTTCAAATCCGCTCATTCCAAACCGCTGGTCTGGCTGGCGGAACTCTATTCCACCGTGGTCCGAGGCGTGCCCGATTTGGTCTGGATGTTTCTGCTGTTCTTCGGCGTCCAGATGATGATCAACGACCTCTGCGGCCGCATGGGCTGGGAAAGTCCCAATATCGATCCCTTCGTCGCCGGCGTGCTGACCCTGGGCTTCATCTTCGGCGCTTATATGACGGAAACCTTCCGCGGCGCGATGATGGCGGTGCCCAAAGGACAGATGGAGGCCGGCATGGCCTACGGCATGACGCCGCTGCGCGTGTTCTTCCGCATCACCGTTCCGCAGATGATTCGCTTCGCCCTGCCCAGTTTCTCCAATAACTGGCTGGTGCTGGTCAAATCCACCGCCCTGGTTTCGGTCATCGGCCTGAACGACGTGATGTATCGCGCCGACGCGGCCAAATCCACCACCCAGGAACCCTTCACCGTCTATCTGATCGTGGGCCTGCTGTTCCTGGCGATCACCGGGGTGTCCAATCTGCTGTTGGGCAAACTGGAAAAACGCTATTCGCTGGGCGTCAAGGAGAGCGGACTGTGATCGACTTCCAACTGATTCTGGACAAGCTGCCCGCCTTCTTCGGCGGCGGAGACGGCAACGCCGTCATGAGCAGCCGCGACGGCTTGGTGATGACGCTGGAACTGCTGTTCATCTCCCTTATTCTGGGCATGGCGATGGCCGTCCCGATGGCGCTGATGCAAGTCTCCAAAAACCGGCTGGCCTCCGGCGCGGTCCGCGTTTACGGCTATGTCTTCCGCGGCACGCCGCTCTTGGTCCAGCTGTTCATCATTTATTACGGTCTGGCCCAGTTTGGCTGGATCCGCGACAGCTGGGCCTGGCACTACCTGCAGGAAGCCTATTTCTGCGCCATCCTCGCCTTCACCCTGAACACAGCGGCCTACACCACCGAAATCATCGCCGGCCAGATCCGCAACACCCACTGGGGCGAGATCGAAGCCGCCCAGGCCATGGGCATGAGCAAATGGCTGATGATGCGCCGCATTGTGCTGCCCTCAGCGCTGCGCCGCGCTTTGCCCGCCTACAGCAATGAAGTCATCATGATGCTGCAAAGCACCGCCATCGCCGGCCTGGTCACTCTGGCGGACATCACCGGCGTGGCTCGCCGCATCTACGCGGACAGTTACATGGCTTTCGAGCCCTTCCTCACCGCAGGCGCCATTTACCTTGCGCTCACCTTCCTGCTGGTCTGGTTGATGAAGCAGGCGGAAAAACGCTGGCTGGCCTATTTGGCGCCACGCAAGCACTAATGCGGATAGCGATACAGGAACACCATCATGCACACCCCCACCGATAAGAATCTGAAGCTGCAAGTCAGCGATCTGCATAAGAGCTACGGCTCGCACGAAGTTCTGAAGGGCGTGTCGCTGACCGCTCACGCCGGCGACGTCATCAGCATTATCGGCTCCTCCGGCTCAGGCAAAAGCACCTTTCTGCGCTGCATCAACATGCTGGAGCAGCCCAATAGCGGCCGCATTCTCGCCGCCGGCGAAGAGCTCAAGCTGGTATCCGATCGCAAGACCGGCGCGCTCAAGGCCGCCGACGCCAATCAGCTGGCGCGCATCCGCACCAAGCTGGCCATGGTGTTCCAGCACTTCAATCTATGGGCGCACATGACGGTGCTGGAAAACATCGTCGAAGCGCCCATTCACGTGCTGGGACTCAGCCGGGACGAAGCCTGCGCCCGCGCCCGCAAATACCTGGACAAGGTCGGCCTGCGCGGCGTCGAAGACAAGTATCCGGCCCATATGTCCGGCGGCCAGCAGCAGCGGGTCGCCATCGCCCGCGCACTGGCGATGGAACCGGAAGTGATGCTGTTCGACGAACCCACCTCGGCGCTGGACCCGGAACTGGTCGGCGAAGTGCTGCGCGTGATGAAAGACCTGGCCGGCGAAGGCCGCACCATGGTGGTGGTCACCCACGAAATGGGCTTCGCCCGCGAAGTGTCCAATCACGTCATCTTCCTGCACCAGGGCCGGATAGAGGAGCAAGGTCACCCCAAGGAAGTGCTGATCCGCCCGCAAAGCGAGCGATTGGTACAATTCCTCTCCGGCAGCCTGAAATAAATCGTACAATAGGAGAATGTCGCACACCATGCCGGCCTCATGCCCGGCATGGTGTGTTTTTGTAATCTCCACCCTTCGCCGCGAAAACCAATGGGTCAGCATCCGTCCCACCCCGCCAAGCCTCTGCGCTACGGCTTCCTGCTCTTGCCCCATGCCTCGATGGCGGATTACGCCATCGCCTCCGAGGTTCTGCTGCACGCCAATTGGCTGGCGGAGAAAAAACTCTACGAAACCCTGCTGCTTTCCCTGGACGGACAAGCGGTGCCGCTTTCCAACGGCACGCGGCTGGCGGTGGATCTGCCGCTGGACGGCGCCCCCAAGCTGGATTGCCTGCTGATCCTAGCCGACGACATCAATCCCGACTTCAGCCTGGACGTCCTGAGCAAGGGGCTCACCGCCTGCGGTCCGGATAAAATCCAACTGGGCGGCATCGGCTGCGGCAGCTATTGGCTGGCCCGCACCGGACACTTCAACGGCCTGCGCGCAACGATACACTGGCGCGAGATCAGCCGTTTCACCGAAGAGTTTCCGGACATCATCACCTCGTCCAATCTATTTGAAATCGACGGCAAACGCCTCAGCTGCGCAGGCGGAGCGGCCACCTTTGATTTCATGCTGACCCAGGTTGGCAATCAGCACGGCCACGAATTTGTCGCTCAGCTGTCGGAACTGTTCAGCATGGAACGCATCCGTCCTGGCAATGAACGCCAACGCATCCCCCTGGCCACCCGCATCGGCGGCAGCCAGCCCAAGTTGACGGAAGCGGTCAGCCTGATGGAGGCCAATATCGAAGAGCCGCTGAGCACCGACGACATCGCCTACTATGTCGGCGTCTCCCGACGCCAGCTGGAACGGCTGTTCAAACAATACCTGAGCACGGTGCCGTCCAAATACTACCTGGAGTTGCGCCTGAGCCGAGCGCGCCAGCTATTGCAGCAAACCAGCAAATCCATCGTACAGATCGGTCTGGCCTGCGGCTTCTCCAGCGGCCCCCATTTCTCCAGCACCTACCGCAACCATTTCGGCATCACCCCGCGCGAAGAACGCTCGCATCGCACGCAGACCGCGTCGCCGGCTCCGGCCCCCAAGAGCTAGCACCGTCAAACACCGGCGCCGCAACCGTCAGGCGAGGGCACCGGAGCACGCTCCGGCTCGCCTTGGCGCGACAAAGGCAACTCGATCCGGAAGCAAGCGCCGCTGGCCGGGATGTTTTCCGCCGAGATCAGGCCACCGTACTGCTCCACAATCGTCTGGCAGATGGACAAGCCCAGCCCCATTCCGTTTGGCTTGGTTGAAAAGAACGGATGGAACAGCACCTCCAATGAACTCGGCGTAATGCCGCGACCGGTGTCCCGCACCTCCAGAATCGCTTTCTTGCCTTCTCGCCGGGTATGCACAATCACATGGCGCTTCATCATCGGCTCGTCGCGCAAGGCGTCCATCGCGTTTGACAGCAGATTCAGCACCACCTGCTCCAACTGAATGCTGTCGGCCAACACCGCCACCGGGTAACCCGACAACAGCTGAACCACCTCGATGCCGCGCTCCTTCAGATCGTACTCGGCCAGGAACATGCAATTGCCCACCACCTGGTTCAAATCGATCAGCCGCGTCTCGATCGCGCGCTTGCTGACCAAGGCGCGCAAGCGCTTGATGATCTCCCCCGCCCGCTCAGCCTGTGCCACCGCCAAACGCAGCGCCGCGTTCACCTGGGCCGGCGCCTCCTCAACCCCCTCCAGCAACTGAATGCTGGCCTGGCAATAATTAGCGATCGCCGTCAGAGGCTGATTCAGCTCATGCGCGATGCCGGACGCCATTTCGCCCATCGTATGCAGCCGGGCCACATGGGACAATTTCTCCAAATGCTCTTTGACTTTGCTCTCGCTGGCCTCCAACGCCGCCACCGTGCGTTGCCGCAAAGGCCCCAGGTCGCGCAAGGCGCACACCACGCCGATCAGCCCCCCTTCCCGCGAGAACAACGGCGATACCCCACCCTCCACCGAACGAATCTGACCTCGCGCCGACGTCAGCTGCATCCTCTCCGCCAATACCACCGGCTGCGCGGTCCGGAAACACTCTCGGATCGGATCCTCCGCCAGCTCCGCGGCCAACTCGGCCTGCAAGTGGAACACCTCGTGGCAGACGCGGCCAACCACCTCCTCCGCCGCCATGCCCATCAACTCCAAGGCCATCGGGTTTGCCAGCTCGATCGCATGGTCCTGGCGCAGAATGATCACCCCGTCATGAATCGCGCTCAGGGTGACGGACGCCCGTTCACTCTGCAGGAAGATCGCCTCATCCGATTGCTGACGCTCATGCCGCAAAGCCATTCTTTGCAAGTGAACCAGGCCGGCAAACACGAAGAAAGCCAGCAACAAAGACTGCTGCCACAGCCAAGGCAACAACGCCAAGTCCGTCACTCTGACATCCCGAGCCACGCCCAGCACAAAAGGCTGGGCCACGCTGGACAGCGGAAGCCGAGCCTCCAGCCTACGCAACACCGGCCACCAATCACGCTCGGATGAAGTATGCAGGCGCTGAAACAAGGGCGCGCCCGGCGCAAGGACCCCGTCCTGGTACAGGGTCAAGTCCAATCCAGGCAACAAGCGCTCCAGGGCCGGCGCCTGCAATAGGCGATCGCAAAACACCACCAGGCCCACCACGCCGACCAATTTGCCCGGTGCCTTCTCCCTATCTTCGAACAAGGGCTGGAACAAGAAATAAGCGCGTCCACCGCCCTCGTGC
It contains:
- a CDS encoding NAD-glutamate dehydrogenase, which encodes MSLTNKTELASLIADIQAVAETKLSEKEKHQLEPFFPIYFEEAEHADLRQFSSLDLFGAASAHYAFGAKRAAGQHKARIYNPDFERDGWQSTHTVIEVVNDDMPFLIDSITMLLSRHSLNLHLLVHPVLSVGRDKNGAIQAVKRTEDRSLPLESFIHVQIDRVTDPAVLKQLEADLNRVIVDIRLVVSDEPKMREVLADISKDLSLVKGKRAAEAKEAVDFLAWMSKRNFLFMGYCDYDLVRRNGKDSLKIVKTSGLGILKDQGDKEYSASFEQLPQELRELAHLPQLIILNKSQTRSIIHRPAYIDFVGIKRFNDKGEVIGERRFLGLYTASAYQDSPKDVPILRQKVATVVSNCDYVDDSYKSKTLSFVLEAYPRDELFEIPAEVLGPISEGIVSLQERPRVRLFVRKDRYHRYVSCLVYVPRDSFNTEVRLKIEKVLMNAFNGTSAEFSVQISDGSLARVHYIIRTNAAKLPEFHEADIEAEIARLVRGWVEELHQLLVETHGEELGNALFNRYKGAFPVAYREEFAVRNAVLDIQHIESVNADSPLAMKLYRPFHRGASAFNLKLFREGEALGLSASLPILENMGVKVRDEHPYCVQRADGRQVWISDFGLDVGSAEEQIASEEVQQDFQELLTQVFAKRCENDGFNRLALVAGLDWREISLVRALAKYLRQGGLTFSQAYIEQCVANYPAITRLLVELFAVRLDPAHADDARADALLAKLREQLDGVANLDEDRILNGFLSVILATRRTNFWQKGADGEFKSYISFKLESNLLPFLPQPRPMFEIWVYSPRVEGVHLRGSKVARGGLRWSDRMEDFRTEVLGLVKAQMVKNSVIVPMGSKGGFVGKQLPAPSDREAFLAEGVACYKIFISALLDVTDNLVNGQIVPPADVRRLDPDDPYLVVAADKGTATFSDIANGISADYGFWLGDAFASGGSAGYDHKGMGITARGAWESVKRHFRHLGVNTQEQDFSVIGIGDMAGDVFGNGMLLSEHICLKAAFNHLHIFLDPTPDAAKSYAERARLFKLPRSSWTDYKRELISKGGGIFERSAKSIPLSPEVKAWLETDKDSMAPNELIHEILKAKIDLLYNGGIGTYVKASSQSHADARDRANDPVRVDGRDLQARVVAEGGNLTCTQLGRVEFALNGGRIATDAIDNSAGVDCSDHEVNIKILLGGVMQAGDMTLKQRNQLLAEMTDEVAQLVLRNNIQQTQILAIKRQEAAAMLTTHARMIAHMEKTGELNREIEYLPSETQINERRLARQGLTVPEIAVLLSYSKISLDQAILATDVPDDADFLSILTHYFPKPLQQRFGAQMQQHQLKREIIANQLANQIINRMGTTFVFRMQEESPFSAGDIARAWWIASRVFDAERLWSEIEALDNKVSADHQVEMMVLVRTLVERVTRWVLRNKRPFSSVNAVIEQYAAKVKALLAQLPQLIASGSYPAVEALEARLSQPGMPQPLAQVLARLEFAVPLMDIIEISEGSALPLERLAKNYYQLGHAMQLDWLRDAITSLPRDNRWQSLARSALRDDLYRVHRNLAGQALQDAAGAEAFAQQWMEKRHHEVEVCAQMFAELQSFSVLDLAMLSAGMRELSNHLLA
- a CDS encoding ABC transporter substrate-binding protein, whose amino-acid sequence is MKKVLIASAAAALLSGFSVQAETLRFGVDLNYPPFSKQGADGKPQGFDIDMANALCAAMKVSCQIVPQDWDGLIPALNANKFDAILSSMQITEERKKAVDFSRKYYNIASRIVAKSGTAVDQNSFKGKKIGVLRASTQEKFAKDYWGKSGATIVPYAKSPESFLDLKSGRVDAVFVDGAVGDQEFLKTANGKGYAFVGPNYADVKYFGLGAGIAVKKGNKALAERLNKAIDQVRKDGSYKKVQDKYFSFDVYGG
- a CDS encoding ABC transporter permease: MFLQGYLPSILQGAVLTLQLAGSALLVSIVLGLIGALFKSAHSKPLVWLAELYSTVVRGVPDLVWMFLLFFGVQMMINDLCGRMGWESPNIDPFVAGVLTLGFIFGAYMTETFRGAMMAVPKGQMEAGMAYGMTPLRVFFRITVPQMIRFALPSFSNNWLVLVKSTALVSVIGLNDVMYRADAAKSTTQEPFTVYLIVGLLFLAITGVSNLLLGKLEKRYSLGVKESGL
- a CDS encoding ABC transporter permease — its product is MIDFQLILDKLPAFFGGGDGNAVMSSRDGLVMTLELLFISLILGMAMAVPMALMQVSKNRLASGAVRVYGYVFRGTPLLVQLFIIYYGLAQFGWIRDSWAWHYLQEAYFCAILAFTLNTAAYTTEIIAGQIRNTHWGEIEAAQAMGMSKWLMMRRIVLPSALRRALPAYSNEVIMMLQSTAIAGLVTLADITGVARRIYADSYMAFEPFLTAGAIYLALTFLLVWLMKQAEKRWLAYLAPRKH
- a CDS encoding ABC transporter ATP-binding protein; the protein is MHTPTDKNLKLQVSDLHKSYGSHEVLKGVSLTAHAGDVISIIGSSGSGKSTFLRCINMLEQPNSGRILAAGEELKLVSDRKTGALKAADANQLARIRTKLAMVFQHFNLWAHMTVLENIVEAPIHVLGLSRDEACARARKYLDKVGLRGVEDKYPAHMSGGQQQRVAIARALAMEPEVMLFDEPTSALDPELVGEVLRVMKDLAGEGRTMVVVTHEMGFAREVSNHVIFLHQGRIEEQGHPKEVLIRPQSERLVQFLSGSLK
- a CDS encoding GlxA family transcriptional regulator, whose translation is MGQHPSHPAKPLRYGFLLLPHASMADYAIASEVLLHANWLAEKKLYETLLLSLDGQAVPLSNGTRLAVDLPLDGAPKLDCLLILADDINPDFSLDVLSKGLTACGPDKIQLGGIGCGSYWLARTGHFNGLRATIHWREISRFTEEFPDIITSSNLFEIDGKRLSCAGGAATFDFMLTQVGNQHGHEFVAQLSELFSMERIRPGNERQRIPLATRIGGSQPKLTEAVSLMEANIEEPLSTDDIAYYVGVSRRQLERLFKQYLSTVPSKYYLELRLSRARQLLQQTSKSIVQIGLACGFSSGPHFSSTYRNHFGITPREERSHRTQTASPAPAPKS
- a CDS encoding ATP-binding protein, whose protein sequence is MNRIPASRSGIEAGILRNFRRDGVHLFVLAWALCALLVTVLWGMGELQRLRDEFESVAQRAHAMVARKLDQNESVLSSVDALMAASRPFEASELSTFARELLPHYPQLHSFIFFQSVPLEERPLFLRQMSGKFGATFYIRDFDVAGNRAWRPAAVRPQSLVISMLEPDRPEAGPMFGYDILGDAYFRPALSRALETGQRVASGAFELHEGGGRAYFLFQPLFEDREKAPGKLVGVVGLVVFCDRLLQAPALERLLPGLDLTLYQDGVLAPGAPLFQRLHTSSERDWWPVLRRLEARLPLSSVAQPFVLGVARDVRVTDLALLPWLWQQSLLLAFFVFAGLVHLQRMALRHERQQSDEAIFLQSERASVTLSAIHDGVIILRQDHAIELANPMALELMGMAAEEVVGRVCHEVFHLQAELAAELAEDPIRECFRTAQPVVLAERMQLTSARGQIRSVEGGVSPLFSREGGLIGVVCALRDLGPLRQRTVAALEASESKVKEHLEKLSHVARLHTMGEMASGIAHELNQPLTAIANYCQASIQLLEGVEEAPAQVNAALRLAVAQAERAGEIIKRLRALVSKRAIETRLIDLNQVVGNCMFLAEYDLKERGIEVVQLLSGYPVAVLADSIQLEQVVLNLLSNAMDALRDEPMMKRHVIVHTRREGKKAILEVRDTGRGITPSSLEVLFHPFFSTKPNGMGLGLSICQTIVEQYGGLISAENIPASGACFRIELPLSRQGEPERAPVPSPDGCGAGV